The genomic window TTCTTTTGATGACCGATACTATGCACAAAATTTAATAACTCGGCCACCGGCCTATCGTCATCAAACTCGGTATTTTGGTAAATAACGCTGCAAAGATGATTTAGCTCTTCATCTTCGGTAACTTTGGTATCTTTTCCTAGCAAAATAACTTCGCCAACATCAGGGTTTAAGCGGCCGGCAGCTAACAACATAAAGGTGCTCTTACCTACACCGTTAGGTCCCACTAAAGCTACCACCCCACTGGGTAGAGCAAACGTAAGGTTATTAAAAATAGTAATTTCTTCAACCTCGCCTTCACCGGCTGAGGCAAGGTGGCTAAAACTTACCTTGTTAAAAGTAATTAAACTATTCATCGGGGGTTAAGTTGGAGTTATTACGCATAGTGCTTTCGAGAGTACGTACTTCTTCGGCACTAAAGATTTTATCAATATCTAAAACAGCGATAAACTCGCTCTCTTTTTTACCGATACCCTTTAAAAAATCGGCCGGAATGCGGTTACCAAAACGTGGGATAGTTTCCAGTACTTCTTCATCAAACTCGATAACCTCTTGCACACTATCGGCCAATGCCCCAAAAACAATACTTTTTTTGTCGGCGGTAACGGCTTCCATCACTATAATAGCCGTATTTTTACTAATAGATAATGGGTTTAATCTAAATTTAATATGTAAATCTACAATGGGTATACCGCTGCCGCGCAAATTAATAATACCGCGCATATACTCGGCTGTACGTGGGATAGGAGTAATAGGGCGGTATTCTAGTACCTCTTTTACATTTTCTACCTCGATAGCGCATTCGTTTTCTTCTAGTTTAAAGGTTAAATATTGGTTTAGTTTTGTGGTGGCCATTAGTAAAATATCTCCTTAAGGCAGCTTCTGCTTTTTATTATCGTCATATTTTAAAAAACTAGCAAGGGTATTTAAAATAAGTTAGCTAGATTGATTACTATTATACTAAGTAACGGCCATTTTGGCTAGGGTGTATTATAGCCCTCATTTAGTTATTAGCTATATTTAAGCTTTCTATCCCCTTCGCGCACTAAATCTTTTTGTTTAATACTCTCACGTTTGTCGTAAAGTTTTTTACCTCGGCATAGTCCTATTTTAACCTTAACTTTTTGGTTTTTAAAGTAAAAAGCTAGTGGTATTAAAGTAATGCCTTTTTCGCGTATTTGCCGCTCTAGTTTAATTATTTCTTTTTTATGGGCCAAAAGACGGCGCGGCCGTTCGGCGGCATGGTTAAAGATATTACCAAAATCGTACGGCGAAATATTAAGCTTTAATAGGTAAAGCTCGCCGTTTTTTACCTCGCAGTAGCTATCGACAAAATTGAGGCGATGGGCGCGTACGCTTTTAACCTCTGTGCCTTTTAACTCGATGCCGCACTCCAGCTCGTTAAGCACTTCGTAGTTAAAGTAAGCTTTGCGGTTTTTAGCAATAAAATTATCTTGGTTCTCTTTATTCTTAGCCATATTTTTACTCAATTTTAATGCCGGTAACCCGATGCCGGCGCTATCACCAGCCTAAAGCCTAAATAAGGCGAAGCCAGCGCTGCATTTTGGCTGCCGCGCATATTAATAGGCATAACTTCGTTAATCGCCGGATGATAGCCGCGCACGACTATCTCCTGCCCTTTAAAATATATCGGCAAATTAGCTTCGCCGGCAAAAATTAAATAGCGGTAAATAAAATAGCTATCGTTGGTCCATTCGTAAGCGGTAATGTTAAGGCGGCCCTGCCTAGCCAAAAATTCCCACTCGGCTTCATTAATTAACCTTACTTCATAACCGTTTAAATCGGCCGGCAAACTAGCATTTAACCAACCGGCAAAGGCCATAGCTTGTTCGTAGGTTAGATAAGCAGCACTATTATCGGCTACCGCACTGCGGTTGTAAGGGGCATTGTCGGTGGTATTGGTGGCTTGTAAAAAATTAACAAATTGCCATTCCGTTATAAGGTTAGCCATAAAATAAAAACCCGGCAAATTTACTAAATGCGGATAATATTCGTTTAAGCCGCGCCCAAAGGCCACGCTATTGCCCATAACATAACTGCCGCCGGCACTATGGTTAAAATTAAAGCCATTAACAGTTATTGGGCTTAAACTACCGCTATTCAATTGAATGTTGCCGTCAGCCAAATTTTCTCGGGCTAATATTCTTAAAATATCGTTAAAGCTATCACGCGCCCCATCACCTAAGTTGGGCAGTAAATTAGTTAGCATATTACGTACCATACGCACTTCGTTTAGGCTGGCCTCACTTTCTATTAAGGCCCACATATCCAAAGCCCAGTGTTCTACCAAATGTTGCTCAAAAGGAGTTAAAGTAGGCCAAACCTCTACTAAATCGCGCACCGTCTCCAACAAAACC from Spirochaetaceae bacterium includes these protein-coding regions:
- a CDS encoding SUMF1/EgtB/PvdO family nonheme iron enzyme gives rise to the protein MFKRKAKIDTSHIKVKLKPKFGLQPQEYVLYIFYVVAGLLAFALLLLPGLINYGSRVTITSIPAGASVYAGDRLLGATPVTAFVPAGDYNLVIVKDGFNTIEQPLQVRGRAFATLILPRRINQNYQLAITNVNDLLATSFAEASLWVLTPNWADFPRRPVLLETVRDLVEVWPTLTPFEQHLVEHWALDMWALIESEASLNEVRMVRNMLTNLLPNLGDGARDSFNDILRILARENLADGNIQLNSGSLSPITVNGFNFNHSAGGSYVMGNSVAFGRGLNEYYPHLVNLPGFYFMANLITEWQFVNFLQATNTTDNAPYNRSAVADNSAAYLTYEQAMAFAGWLNASLPADLNGYEVRLINEAEWEFLARQGRLNITAYEWTNDSYFIYRYLIFAGEANLPIYFKGQEIVVRGYHPAINEVMPINMRGSQNAALASPYLGFRLVIAPASGYRH
- the smpB gene encoding SsrA-binding protein SmpB — translated: MAKNKENQDNFIAKNRKAYFNYEVLNELECGIELKGTEVKSVRAHRLNFVDSYCEVKNGELYLLKLNISPYDFGNIFNHAAERPRRLLAHKKEIIKLERQIREKGITLIPLAFYFKNQKVKVKIGLCRGKKLYDKRESIKQKDLVREGDRKLKYS
- a CDS encoding chemotaxis protein CheW; amino-acid sequence: MATTKLNQYLTFKLEENECAIEVENVKEVLEYRPITPIPRTAEYMRGIINLRGSGIPIVDLHIKFRLNPLSISKNTAIIVMEAVTADKKSIVFGALADSVQEVIEFDEEVLETIPRFGNRIPADFLKGIGKKESEFIAVLDIDKIFSAEEVRTLESTMRNNSNLTPDE